A section of the Corynebacterium tuberculostearicum genome encodes:
- a CDS encoding HNH endonuclease signature motif containing protein: protein MTRLQDYARQLASPMELLGEVSGAREADLRRLGLPRQEARSLLALADVYFGPTPFTRRQRSCRATKHCLATLKIIEKYVSRTKSKRDAWALRAELCATDQDVERLARTRLKELYPPRQPEKGVRMTRRKGGPSTLSITGDSDFIADLHASISEEKPLDSVENIFFRGGAAPRPTATTNIIIQLDELDEILSGGGEEITLRLTNGAEISGAQLVEKRLAECGLVTLVHPYEGAVNLYRTSRHASDKQRLMAGAENPTCPWAECNYPADKCQIHHLQAWKHGGETNMANLSVACPYHNGVNDDDPHAPPVRGRLERRQGRIVWVPPWANSS from the coding sequence ATGACCCGCTTGCAGGACTACGCCCGCCAACTGGCCTCGCCGATGGAGCTTCTCGGCGAGGTCTCTGGCGCGCGCGAGGCCGACCTGCGGCGGCTGGGGCTTCCTCGGCAGGAGGCCCGGAGCCTCCTTGCGCTTGCCGACGTCTACTTTGGCCCCACCCCCTTCACCCGCCGGCAGCGCTCGTGCCGGGCAACCAAGCATTGCTTGGCGACGTTGAAGATCATCGAAAAGTACGTCTCGCGCACGAAATCCAAGCGGGATGCGTGGGCGCTGCGCGCTGAATTATGCGCGACCGACCAGGATGTGGAGCGGCTCGCGCGCACACGGTTGAAAGAGCTCTATCCCCCGCGGCAGCCGGAAAAAGGGGTGCGGATGACGCGGCGCAAGGGCGGCCCGTCGACGCTTTCGATTACCGGCGATTCCGATTTCATTGCTGACCTGCACGCCAGCATCAGTGAAGAAAAGCCGCTTGATTCCGTAGAGAATATCTTCTTCCGCGGCGGGGCTGCGCCGCGGCCTACCGCGACAACGAATATCATCATCCAGCTCGATGAATTGGATGAAATCTTAAGCGGCGGAGGCGAGGAAATCACGCTGCGGCTGACCAACGGAGCCGAAATCAGCGGCGCCCAGCTGGTGGAAAAGCGCTTAGCCGAATGCGGGCTCGTCACCCTCGTTCATCCTTATGAGGGAGCGGTAAACCTGTATCGCACCTCGCGGCATGCCTCCGATAAGCAGCGGCTGATGGCGGGCGCGGAAAACCCCACCTGCCCGTGGGCCGAGTGCAACTATCCGGCAGATAAGTGCCAAATCCACCACTTGCAGGCGTGGAAACACGGCGGCGAGACCAATATGGCGAATCTCAGCGTGGCCTGCCCGTACCACAACGGGGTCAACGACGATGATCCGCATGCGCCTCCGGTGCGCGGCCGGCTTGAGCGGCGGCAGGGCCGAATAGTCTGGGTCCCACCCTGGGCCAATTCCAGCTGA